TAGGTTACAGGTGTAAAGGTGGTGACATCAAAGCCGAGTAATACTAATCGCCCGAAGCTTTCTCAAGCAACAGAACTATATTGTTGTCTTCTCACCCTTTTCAATAACTTCTTTCAATAATATGTCAATTGTTATGGCAGCAGTGAACAGTGAATAGTGAGGTTTCCTTTCTATACTCACCAATCACCACTCCCAACTAACAATAAAGATCTTCAGGTGCCTATATCGGCGGTGTCCACCTCTTCCCATTCCGAACAGAGAAGTTAAGCCCGCCAGAGCCGATGGTACTGCGGTAAAACGTGGGAGAGTAGGTCGGTGCCAACCTTTACTAAAGCCCCTTTCAGCAATGAGAGGGGCTTTTTGCGTTTTATGCTCTTTTCCCTGCATATCCAACCGGAATGTCATTCCTCCTTAAAGCTTCGGCTATGCCCGATAATGCTCGCATATCTCTATAAATTTCATCAGAAGAAATAGCACCCAAGCTTCTATTCATTCTTCCTCTTATCTGCAGATCGTGTTACACCACCTGACGCGGTAGATCAGGCTTGGCACCCCCATCTTACTTATACAAATCGTACTGGATATCGCTTTGCCAGGATATGCTGAACAAACAATTTCACCATAACCCCACAAAGGGTGGAAGTAAAGAGGGCGTTCGCTTTAAAAACTATTACGACGCCCCGACTCGACGCTAAATGGAATATTTTAAAACCGAGCCGCCAGCCGATATCTGGAAGGGCAGCGGGAACGGTTTTCTGACATAAATTTCCAGCGTGTCAATCTAAATTGATACTGGCTTATACGTAAACTCGTTTTCACGCGACGCAACAATTTATACAAGGTAGCAATTTTAGCAATTTGTGGTGGCGATTAGGCCATTTCCGTAATACGCGCTTTTTTAATCTTCGGTTTCTTAGCTTTGTTGCGCCGCCCCCACCAAATTATAAAACCGGTAACAGGCATGCTCGCACAAATTAAACTGCCAAAAAAGGCGGCAATTTTACCTGCGAGGCCCGCAACAGCGCCTACGTGAATGTCATAGTTCATGCGGGCTATCTTATCAGCCGTACTGGCTTTTGCCAGCCTGCCGTAAATATGTTTAACAGGTAACTCTTCAAGCGTATATTGATCATAAAAGCGATAATCAGCCTGCCAATAGGTGTACGGGTCAGGATTAACAGCTATTTCAATGGAAGCCTTATTGTTTTCAGGGAAGTGCACATCCATGCTGCCTTTAAAGTTCGTCAGTGTGTCATTGGTACGTGCCCAAAGTATATCGGTCGGAGGCGCATTTTGGCTGATCTTATTCATTTTGGTAGTGTCGGACAGTGACTCGGTGAACTGCACTTGCGATTTACCGCCAGAAGTTACCCAGTACATTGATTTGGCAAACCATTGAAAACCCCACACCAATCCGGTAATGGCAATAAAAATAATTACCCAGGTCATGTAAAAACCCAGCACGTTGTGCAAGTCGTAATTTACGCGGCGCCACTTGGCATTCCACTTTATGCTGAAGCGCTGTTTGGTTGCCGCGCGGTTTTTTGGCCACCAGAGTACAACGCCCGATATCAGCAGAAACAAAAACATGAGGGTACCGGTAGCTACAATTGGCTGGCCTATTTTAGGCGGCAGCCATAGGTAAAAGTGCCCATCGATCACGATACGGAAAAAATCCTGGTTCATATCCTTAACCCTGAGCACCTGTCCGGTGTACGGATTCATGAAAACGATGTAGTAATATTTAGGCTCGTAGCCGTAGTAAACGGCCATTGCCGACCGCCCCGTCTGGTAATTAATGCTATGCGGTTCTTTACCTTTTATCTGGGTGTTGGCAATCTCCTTGAGTTTTGATGGCGGCAAAACCGGTTTATTTTGTACCTGGGAAAAGCGATAGGCTTGGGTAGCATCTTCAATTTCCCGTTCAAATGCCAGTATACAACCGGTAATGCCCAAAAAACAAACCAAAAGGCCCGACGCAAGGCCGAGCCAAAGGTGCATTTTTCCAATCCAGTATTTAAAGTTTTTTTTAGCCGCCATTGTCATCTGTTGAGTGACAAAAATGCGAAAAATATCTTTATTAAGATTGATTACAAATAAAATACTTACAGCATTACTGCTTTAAGTACACCCTGTGCATATTCGCCCCAGTCCTTCATAGCGCTTTTAACGGTGTTCACAAATGTTTTGCGGTCAACCGCCTTGCCTTTTGCCGGCGCGTTTAACGATGCAGCGGGAACGTTGGTGTCGGTAACTTTTGTTGCAAACCAAGTGATGTTATCATGCGGCAGGGCAACGCCCAATATCATGCCCGGTAAACCCGAAAATGATTCCGGCCCACCTGATACAGGTATCTCATCCGTGTAAAAAGCCACTACATAAATAGAATCTAAAACTAAGGCATTAGCCCGGCGGCATTCGTAACCGGCAATATTGCGGGTTTCGCTGGTTATCTTCCATTTAATTTGACGGGTGCTGTCTTTCAATAAAAAAGTTTCCTCAAATACCTTTTTCTGGGCGATAATTTTATTGGCGTTTAAGTCGGTAAACACCACGTTATTTTGCCCGACAATTGCCCGGTTACCCCAGTACTGCGGATTATTCTCTTCCGGAATAGGCGTGAACAACGTTTTATTATCACCAAATGCTAAGGTAGCCTTCAGCTTTTTAAACTGCGGATTGTTTCTTTTATAGGCATCATACACATTGGCCATGTATGTTTCATTGTCCTTGTTTATCTCTTTACGTAACAGGGCGTACATATTGGCTGATTTTTCAAACTCAATAGTGCCTGATTTGGTAAAGTGCTTATTTTGAGCATTCAATGTACCTATGCTTAGTACCACAAGTACTAACAATGCTGTAAGTTGTTTGTATATCGTCTTCATGCTGATATTAATTTTTGGCAACGCCGCCGCCCATGTGGTTAAAATCATAACTAATTGAGAACATAAAATACCTGCGTATAGTGGTATAAGTGTTTTGGTAGATGATGTTATTGTTTGCGCTACGGCTAAACCCGGTGTTTTGGTTTAATAAATCGTTCACAGCTAATGATAGCCTTAAATTATCCTGTTTCATGAAGGTTTTTGTAACAGAAGCGTTCCAGATAGTACGGCGGAACGGGTCGGCAAATGTTTGTGTTGCCGCCTGGTACTCATGTTCTATGTCTGAACCTATTTGTATTTTGAAAGGCAGGTAAACATTAAATCCGCCGGATAAGTTATATGCCCTACCATTGCTGTTACGCTCCGGATTTAACGAGGTTTCATTGGTGTTGTATGACGGACGAAAGTCTACCCTGATATCATATTTCTTAGTTGCGTATTTAGATAAAGACAGGCCTAATGAATAGGAGTATGCCTTGGTGCGATTCTCCTGGTTGTTCACCATGTTATAAAAAGTATTGCCATTGATATTACCGTTTAAGCCGGCGTTAAAGCCCCAGAATATTTTACGGTTATACCAAAGCCCGCCATAAAAGTTATTGGTTTGGCGGTTTGGCAGGTTGAATGATTGGATAACGCTTCTACCGGTAATGGTATCGGTAAATACGTTGGTAACTATCGGGTTGGTAGTGAATGAGTACGAGCCGTAAAGGTTCATCCACTCATCAGCCAAAACCTTATATGAGTTGGCGTTAAAATTAAGACGGTGCGTAAATGATGGATCCAGATCGGGGTTACCTAAAGTGATATTCAGTGGGTCATTATTGATGCGTATAGGCTGTACCTGATCAATAGTAGGCTGCGTGGTATTACCATTGTAAGATAACCTAAACGATTTTTGCTGCGAGAAACGGTATTGCCAGCTGGCCTGCGGAAACCAGTTGGTAAAGTTCCGGTCGAAACGCATATTGTTAATGCGGTTAACCTGTTGAAAGTTTACAATGGCTGCTCTTGTACCAAAATTTAAAGTGGTTTTCCCTTTTTTATAGTTAAACACGGCACCCGCCTGGTTTGATAGCTGGTTCAATTTAAAATCACTGCTTAATGAGTCTATCTGGCGGTTGTAAATGCCGTTAGCAACTGTTCTTTCGAAGGTGCGCCTGTCGGCAGTGGCATTGTTAATGTTCACACCGTAATTTAGCACCACTGAAAAATCTTTAGTGAACGGCTCCGTATATGTAATGTTTGAATTTAACAATACGCTTTGCAGGTCATTCACTTTATACTGGTCAATATTGGTCGTACTATCAAGCGCGCCGCTTCTGTCGTAATAATTGATGGTTGATTTCAGGAAACCGTCGGCATTGTTACGCGTTACTGATGGCGCTATATTTACCGAGAATGTACGACCCTTTTTCTTTAGCTTTTTGTTATAAAAGATAGATGCGTTAAAAAGCTTTTGATTACCGTCAGTTGTCAATTCACGCACGTTGTCGTTCTGTAAGGTATCATTACGGCGACTAACGGAGTTGAAATTCTGGCGGGTATCGCTTTCTTTTAAAGTACCGCCAAAAGTTAGCTTCAGGTTTGATGTGGTATCTATTTTCAGATTATATGTACCATCAAGTTTCTGCCTGAACAGGTAGTTATCAAATTTCTGATCGGATAGCGTGGTTTGGCTCAGCGTTGGCGAAAGGTTATTAATATTGATGGAGTTGTTGGTTCCTTCAACCTCTATCGAACCTATTTTGTAGTTGCCGTTAACAGATTCCTTATCCTCATTCCATTTGGTATCAAAATGAGCGCCGCCGGTGCGCGCTGTTGGTAAGCCCTGGCCGCTGTAACGCCCGTCAAACGAGTCGAGCTCATCGCCGCCGCTGCTAAAGAAAATGGACACGCTGCCATCGTCGCCGTAAGTAACGTTGTCTGATCCGCCGCCGTATTTATCATTGTCATTCCACCCCAGGCCGGTTTTACCGGTATTGCTCAGCGTACCGTATACCGAGAACTTCTGTTTGTTTTTAAAGGTGTTGAACATCAGTTCGCCCTGGTAAAAATCGCGGGTGCCAACGGCGGCCGATGCTTTACCGAACGAGCCTTTCTTCTTGTCCTCTTTTAGCTTTATATTAAGGGTTTTGGTTTTCTGGCCGTCGTCAATCCCCGTGAAGGTAGCCTGGTCGCTTTTCTTGTCGTACAGCTGCACCTTGTCAACCATATCGGCACGCAGGTTTTTGGTAACCAGGGTTGGGTCATCGCCAAAAAATTCTTCGCCATCAACCAATACCTTACTCACAGTTTCGCCTTGCGCGGTTATTTTGCCATCCTTATCAACCTGAATACCCTGAAACTGCTTTAGCAGGTCTTCCACCTTGGCATTCGGTTGTATTTTATAGGTTTTGGCATCGTATTCAGTGGTATCGCCCTTTATTTTTATTTGCGCCGCAGAGCCTTTGATCATCACTTCCTGCAAAAGGCGCGATTTGAGGCTGAGCTTAACCGTACCGAAGTTATAGTCGGTTTTAGCGCCGTCTAACTTAAACTGCTCCACGTAATCAGCATAATCAGGGTAGGCAACCAGCAAAATGTAACTGCCCGGCGCCAACTTCGGAAAGTTGAATTTACCATCGCTGGCGGCGCGTGTATAACTTACCAGGATAGAATCTTTAGCCAGGAGAATACTTACAGATGCGTTTTCAAGTTTTACATTGGATACGGTATCGGCAACAATACCTTTCGCTGTGTAATTGGTTGTAGGGGATGGCGTTTGTGCGAACACCGTAAGGCAACTCATCATGAGCATAATAAGCGCCGAAATTGTGTATTTCATATAAAGCGTATAGGTTGCAGCAATAATAACTAAATTTTTAGGTAATAAATATTAGCGGAATGTTAATTCGATTTTTTTAACACTTTTTAACAGTATTGTTACTCATTATATGTGCATAAGACATTTCTTGTACGCCCTTCGTTACACTTTCTGCAAAATAAATATCACCACTGGGAGTTAGATTTTGATTGAGGTTATGGCAACGCAATATTTGCATAGTATGGCCCGTAACCGCATTGTAGACGCGAAAATTGTACGTTGTTTATAATCAAGCGTAAAAAATTTGATAATACCTTTTAGCAAAATCAAAAACCCATATATTAGCAGCTTTGGAAAAACCCATACAAAACCAACCAAATGAAGAAATTATTAACTATTACTTTTTTATTGACCATCATTTTCAGGTCGTACGGTCAGCAAACTGACCTGGCTGCCCTGGTAAATCCGCTGATGGGAACCGATTCGCAGTACGATCTGTCGAACGGTAATACTTATCCTGCCGTAGCCCTGCCTTGGGGCATGAACTTTTGGTCGCCGCAGACCGGTAAAATGGGCGACGGCTGGATGTATACCTACGATGCGCACAAGATACGCGGCTTTAAACAAACCCACCAGCCATCGCCGTGGATGAATGATTATGGCCAGTTTGCCATTATGCCGGTTGTAGGCAAGGGCAAGGTAAACCAGGATGCAAGGGCCAGCTGGTTTTCGCACAAGGCTGAGGTTACCAAACCTTATTACTACAGCGTTTACCTGGCTGATCATGATGTTACTACCGAGATCACCCCGACTGAGCGTGCGGCACAGTTCCGTATCACTTACCCTAAAAGTGACGAGTCATTCATCGTGATTGATGCGCTGGACCGTGGTTCATGCATCAAGGTATACCCGGAGCAAAAAAAGATAGTTGGCTACTCAACCAAATATGCACGTGGCCCGCTTAAAAACTTCAAAAACTTTTTTGTTATTTATGTAGATAAACCGATTACCGTAGCTAAAACCTACAAAGATACGGTTGAAAACAACGGCCTTGAGGTTGATGATAAACACGCGCTGGCAGTTATAGGCTTTAAAACCGTAAAAGGCGAAAAAGTAAACCTGCGCGTAGCTTCATCATTTGTGAGCATTGAGCAGGCTGACTTAAACCTGAAACGTGAGCTTGCATCTGATAGCTTTGATCAAACTAAAGAAAAAGCACACACCACCTGGAACAAAACGCTTGGCCGTTTAACCGTTGAAGGTGGTACCGACGAGCAACTGCGTACTTTTTATTCATGCCTATACCGCATGTTGTTCTTCCCGAACAAATTGTACGAGATCGACGCTAACAACAAAATTGTTCACTACAGCCCGCACACCGGTAAAACCGAGCCCGGTTACAAATTTGCGGGTACCGGTTTCTGGGATACCTTCCGCGCGTTGTATCCGTTCCTGAATTTGGTTTATCCATCTATAAACAAAGAGATGCAGCAAGGCCTGATCAGCGATTATAAAGAAGGCGGCTGGTTGCCGGAGTGGTCAAGCCCTGGTTATGCCGATATCATGATCGGTAATAACTCAGCCTCGGTAGTTGCTGATGCCTACATTAAAGGCGGCCGTGGTTATGATATCAATACTCTTTGGGATGCCGTGATACATGGTGCCAACAACGAGGATTCAAAAAATTCATCTATCGGTCGTCGTGGTGTTAAATATTATAACGATTTAGGTTATGTGCCTTACGATGTTAAAATAAACGAGAACGCTGCCCGTACGCTGGAGTATGCTTATGATGACTTTGCCATCTACAGCCTGGGTAAAGCTTTGGGCAAACCTGAGTCAGAGATCGCTATCTATAAAAAACGCAGCCGTAACTACCGTAACCTGTTCGATAAATCAACCGGCTTTATGCGCGGTAAAAACCAGGATGGCACATTTGCTTCGCCATTCAGCCCACTTAAATGGGGTGACGCCTTTACCGAAGGTAACAGCTGGCACTATACCTGGAGCGTTTTTCACGATATTAAAGGTTTGATTGGCCTGTATGGCGGCAACAAACAATTCGCTAACAAGCTGGATTCAGTATTCATCATGCCACCGGTATTTGATGATAGCTACTATGGTGGTGTTATCCACGAGATCCGCGAGATGCAGATTGTGAACATGGGGCAGTACGCGCATGGTAACCAACCTATTCAGCACATGACCTACCTGTACAACTACGCGGCTGAGCCATGGAAGAGCCAGTACCATGTACGTGAAGTAATGGACAAACTATACAAACCAACTCCGGATGGATATTGCGGTGATGAAGATAACGGCCAAACATCGGCCTGGTATGTGTTCTCGGCAATGGGTTTTTACCCGGTATGCCCTGCGGTTGACCAGTATGTTATCGGTTCGCCATTGTTCAAAAAAATTACCTTAAAGCTGGAGAACGGCAAAACGGTAACTATAAATGCAGCCAATAACAGCAAAGCAACCCGTTACGTTAACACCATTACTGTTGATGGCAAGCCATACACCCATAACTGGTTAAGCCACTCAGCACTGCAAAAAGGTGGTGTTATCAACTTTAACATGTCGGCACAGCCAAACAAAACACGTGGTACAGGCGCGGCAGATGCTCCGTACTCACTGTCAGACACTGAGAAGTAATAGTACATTATTATAAAAGCAAAAGGGGCTGCATTGAAAAATGCAGCCCCTTTTTTAAGCTATATGTCAGCTTTTATTGCTGTACAATTTGCCATTGCTGGTTGTTGCCGCTATTCCACGGCCATTGAATAACGTTCGCGCCATCAGCGGTTGAGCCGCCGTTAACATCGAGCGCCTGGCCGCTATTACGGTTGATGATACGGTAATAACCGCCGTCGTTAGCAACCACCTGCCATTGCTGGCTGTTGGCTCCGCTCCAGGTTGATTGTGTGATGCCCGCGCCGTTAGTGGTCGATCCGCCATTAACTTCGAGCGCCTTGCCGCTGTTGCGGTTGATAATACGGTAATAACCACCGCCATTATCAATAACCTGCCACTGCTGGTTGTTGCCGCCATTCCATGGCCATTGTATAATGTTGGCACCGTTGGCGGTTGAGCCGCCGTTAACATCAAGCGCTTTACCGCTGTTGCGGTTATTAATACGGTAGTAAGCGGATGAGTTAAAGGTACTGCCCTCGCCCCAGCCGTAACGTATACGCGCCAAACCCGATGCATTGGTAGTAGTAAGCGTAATGTTGGTACCGCTGCCGCCACGGGTTTGTATGCTATAGCTGTCGCCGTCGCGCAGGCCCGGCCAGTAAACGCTGGCAATACCATCAGCCCTGAACACGTTTGTTGAGCCAACTATATAAGCTATCTCGTTATCGCTGCCTACGGTGCCGGTATAATTTTTTCCGGTGGTCATGGCGGCGCCGTATTCGGTTACTACGGTGCGGCTGGCATAGCTGCCAAAGCGGCTGCGCCAGTCGGACTCCCATCCGCTAAGTGTACGGGTAGCCCAAAAGGCGTAATTATGCAGGGACAGCAGGCAATTGGTAAAGCGGCTGTCGGCCCCGATGCCGGTTACATTTTCGGAGTAGCCGGTACCGCCAAGCAAAATGCGGTTACGGGGCACATTGGGGTAACGGGTAAGCCACTCGGCGTAAATGGTAGTAAGCTGTGCCTGGGTGTAACCGTGCGGCTCATTAAACACCTCAAAGTATACATTGGCGTTGCCCTGGTATTTGGCAACTACAGTTTGCCACATATCCCAAAATTGAGTGGTGTTATCGATCATGCCATCGCGGGATGAAGCTGCTTCCCAGCAGGCCAGTATCACTTTCATGTTTTTGTTGAGAGCGCGGTCAATAGCGCCGGTGTATGATCCCCACCATGACTCAAGGACACTTGGCGGATTAATAGGCAGCCTGACCGTATTTACACCTGGCATATTGGTTTGAAAGCCTGTTAAAATAGCATTCGCTTTATCAGATACCGTTGTATAATTATCGCCCGCTTCAAGGCCCGATGGGATCACCCACCCATCCACAAAGTTATCGCGCCCGTCGGCCCAGTTTACGCCGGCTATCGAGGCCGCGCCAACGGCCAGTGTTTGTGTGTCTGAAGTGGTATCGGGCGATTTAACATCTGCTTGTTTTTCTTTTGAACAGCCTGACCATAGCAAAGCCAGTAAGCCAAGCGACATAAGCGTCTTTCTTTTCATAATTTTAGGTTAAGAAGTAATGAATTATTGGTTAGTACAATTACACTGGGTACTAAAGTCGGGCTTTTTGTCAAGGCCGATGCGGGGTAAACGGGTACAATTCAGGGGAGTATTGAATAATAAAGCGGTGCCGACTGCATTACAGCATCATGTAATAGTTACATAAAATGCATTTGTAAGTGGGCTTTTGTTTGCATTTAACTATGTATTTTCATTAGTTTTAGCCCGGCACAATTATACCGGCCAATTAGTAACCTGTTTCTGTAAATTCTTTTTAATCTTTCAGCGCAATTACGCGTCTGAATAAAAAACAAGATTTATCGAACACTTGCTAAAACGTTTATGTTGATCAGATAATGTACGCTACATTACCTATCAGCGTATTGTTGTGCTGCAATTAAAGAATAAACTAACGGGTTATAAGCCCGCTATTCGGAATAAATTAAACTATGGAAAGAAGAAAATTCATCGCCAGCACCGCTATGTTAGGTGCGGGCGTACTGGCCAGCAAGCTATCAGTTGCGGGCTCACTGGCCGATTATCCGGTTGTACGGGTAGCTGCTGCCAAACGTAACTTTACCAGCAAAGCTGTTGAGGCCGCTATTAAGGAGTTTAAACAAAAGGTAAAAGATAAAGAGCTGGGCTGGTTGTTTGAAAACTGTTTCCCGAATACGTTAGATACTACGGTTACTTATAAACAAAAGGATGGCCGCCCGGATACGTATGTAATTACCGGTGATATTGATGCCATGTGGCTGCGTGACAGCAGCGCCCAGGTTTGGCCGTACTTTCACCTGATTAAAAAGGATAAGGCATTGCAGGACCTGATAGCCGGTGTGATAAATCGCCAGGCAACAAACGTGCTGCGCGACCCTTATGCCAACGCTTTTTATGATGACGCGGCAAAAGTAGGCGAGTGGAAAACCGACCATACCGATATGAAACCCGGCCTGCATGAACGCAAATGGGAGATCGACTCGCTTTGTTACCCCATCAGGCTGGCGTACCAGTACTGGAAGTTAACCGGCGATACCAAACCGTTTGATGCTACCTGGAAAAAATCTATCGAAACTATCCTGAAAACGTTTATTGAGCAGCAGCGTAAGGACGGCGATGGGCCATACCATTTTCAGCGTACCACACAGTTTGCTACCGATACGGTGCCAATGAGCGGTTACGGCTACCCGGTTAAGCCTGTTGGTTTGATCTGCTCAGCCTTCAGGCCAAGCGATGACGCTACGGTTTATTCATTCCTGATCCCGTCAAACTTCTTCGCGGTTACGAGCCTGAAACAGGCGGCCGAAATGGTAAAAACTATCTCGAAGGACGATGCCCTGGCAACTCAGCTAACCGCTTTGGCTACCGAGGTTGACGCTGCCCTTAAACAGCACGCTGTTATTGATGTGCCTACTTACGGAAAAGTGTATGCCTTTGAGGTAAACGGCTACGGCAGCTATAACCTGATGGATGATGCCAACGTGCCAAGCTTGCTGTCGTTACCTTATTTAGGCGCTATGCCAAATACTGATCCTATTTATATCAATACCCGTAAGATGATACTTTCGCTGGACAACCCTTTTTTCTACAAAGGTACCGCAGCGGAGGGTATTGGCGGCCCGCACGTAGGCAAGGATATGATATGGCCGATGGCGATCATTATGCGCGCGCTTACCAGTAACGATGATGCTGAAATAAAGGAATGCATCCAGGTGCTGAAAAGAACGCATGGCGATACCGGCTTTATGCACGAAACCTTCCACAAGGATAATCCGAAGAAGTTTACCCGCAGCTGGTTTGCCTGGGCAAATACGCTGTTTGGTGAGTTGTTGTGGGAAACCTATCAAACCAAACCGCAGCTTTTACAGGCGTAACCACAAATCATCAGCCTATGAAATTAAGAATAACTTTAGCTATAAGCCTGTGCACCGCCTTTGCCTTTAAGGCGGGCGCACAAACCAAGGCCGAATATCAGCAACGTATCAATACTTTATACAGCGGTGTGCAGCAGCATTTACATGATGCTGCCGCCGGTTTGTATTATGAGGATACAAAGCCCGAATCAAAAAAACGCCACTCGTACCTGTGGCCGCTTTGCGCGCTGGTGCAGGGTGCGGATGAGATGGATAAACTGGAGCCTAAGAAACATAGAATCGATACGGTATTGGCGGCTATACAGCAGTACTATCGTGCTACGCCGCCTGCGCCGGGCTACCAGGCCATGGTGGTGCATGACGAAAAGGACTCGCGTTTTTATGATGATAACCAATGGATAGGTATTGCCGCTTTAGACGCTTATAATCGTACCAAAACAAAAAAATACCTGGAGCTGGGTAAAATGATCCATCGCTTTCAGTTAACCGCTTATGACGATGAGGCCGGCGGCGGATTGTACTGGAAAGAGGATGAACGCACTACCAAAAAC
This genomic interval from Mucilaginibacter defluvii contains the following:
- a CDS encoding PepSY-associated TM helix domain-containing protein, whose translation is MAAKKNFKYWIGKMHLWLGLASGLLVCFLGITGCILAFEREIEDATQAYRFSQVQNKPVLPPSKLKEIANTQIKGKEPHSINYQTGRSAMAVYYGYEPKYYYIVFMNPYTGQVLRVKDMNQDFFRIVIDGHFYLWLPPKIGQPIVATGTLMFLFLLISGVVLWWPKNRAATKQRFSIKWNAKWRRVNYDLHNVLGFYMTWVIIFIAITGLVWGFQWFAKSMYWVTSGGKSQVQFTESLSDTTKMNKISQNAPPTDILWARTNDTLTNFKGSMDVHFPENNKASIEIAVNPDPYTYWQADYRFYDQYTLEELPVKHIYGRLAKASTADKIARMNYDIHVGAVAGLAGKIAAFFGSLICASMPVTGFIIWWGRRNKAKKPKIKKARITEMA
- a CDS encoding GLPGLI family protein — translated: MKTIYKQLTALLVLVVLSIGTLNAQNKHFTKSGTIEFEKSANMYALLRKEINKDNETYMANVYDAYKRNNPQFKKLKATLAFGDNKTLFTPIPEENNPQYWGNRAIVGQNNVVFTDLNANKIIAQKKVFEETFLLKDSTRQIKWKITSETRNIAGYECRRANALVLDSIYVVAFYTDEIPVSGGPESFSGLPGMILGVALPHDNITWFATKVTDTNVPAASLNAPAKGKAVDRKTFVNTVKSAMKDWGEYAQGVLKAVML
- a CDS encoding outer membrane beta-barrel family protein, which translates into the protein MKYTISALIMLMMSCLTVFAQTPSPTTNYTAKGIVADTVSNVKLENASVSILLAKDSILVSYTRAASDGKFNFPKLAPGSYILLVAYPDYADYVEQFKLDGAKTDYNFGTVKLSLKSRLLQEVMIKGSAAQIKIKGDTTEYDAKTYKIQPNAKVEDLLKQFQGIQVDKDGKITAQGETVSKVLVDGEEFFGDDPTLVTKNLRADMVDKVQLYDKKSDQATFTGIDDGQKTKTLNIKLKEDKKKGSFGKASAAVGTRDFYQGELMFNTFKNKQKFSVYGTLSNTGKTGLGWNDNDKYGGGSDNVTYGDDGSVSIFFSSGGDELDSFDGRYSGQGLPTARTGGAHFDTKWNEDKESVNGNYKIGSIEVEGTNNSININNLSPTLSQTTLSDQKFDNYLFRQKLDGTYNLKIDTTSNLKLTFGGTLKESDTRQNFNSVSRRNDTLQNDNVRELTTDGNQKLFNASIFYNKKLKKKGRTFSVNIAPSVTRNNADGFLKSTINYYDRSGALDSTTNIDQYKVNDLQSVLLNSNITYTEPFTKDFSVVLNYGVNINNATADRRTFERTVANGIYNRQIDSLSSDFKLNQLSNQAGAVFNYKKGKTTLNFGTRAAIVNFQQVNRINNMRFDRNFTNWFPQASWQYRFSQQKSFRLSYNGNTTQPTIDQVQPIRINNDPLNITLGNPDLDPSFTHRLNFNANSYKVLADEWMNLYGSYSFTTNPIVTNVFTDTITGRSVIQSFNLPNRQTNNFYGGLWYNRKIFWGFNAGLNGNINGNTFYNMVNNQENRTKAYSYSLGLSLSKYATKKYDIRVDFRPSYNTNETSLNPERNSNGRAYNLSGGFNVYLPFKIQIGSDIEHEYQAATQTFADPFRRTIWNASVTKTFMKQDNLRLSLAVNDLLNQNTGFSRSANNNIIYQNTYTTIRRYFMFSISYDFNHMGGGVAKN
- a CDS encoding GH92 family glycosyl hydrolase, yielding MKKLLTITFLLTIIFRSYGQQTDLAALVNPLMGTDSQYDLSNGNTYPAVALPWGMNFWSPQTGKMGDGWMYTYDAHKIRGFKQTHQPSPWMNDYGQFAIMPVVGKGKVNQDARASWFSHKAEVTKPYYYSVYLADHDVTTEITPTERAAQFRITYPKSDESFIVIDALDRGSCIKVYPEQKKIVGYSTKYARGPLKNFKNFFVIYVDKPITVAKTYKDTVENNGLEVDDKHALAVIGFKTVKGEKVNLRVASSFVSIEQADLNLKRELASDSFDQTKEKAHTTWNKTLGRLTVEGGTDEQLRTFYSCLYRMLFFPNKLYEIDANNKIVHYSPHTGKTEPGYKFAGTGFWDTFRALYPFLNLVYPSINKEMQQGLISDYKEGGWLPEWSSPGYADIMIGNNSASVVADAYIKGGRGYDINTLWDAVIHGANNEDSKNSSIGRRGVKYYNDLGYVPYDVKINENAARTLEYAYDDFAIYSLGKALGKPESEIAIYKKRSRNYRNLFDKSTGFMRGKNQDGTFASPFSPLKWGDAFTEGNSWHYTWSVFHDIKGLIGLYGGNKQFANKLDSVFIMPPVFDDSYYGGVIHEIREMQIVNMGQYAHGNQPIQHMTYLYNYAAEPWKSQYHVREVMDKLYKPTPDGYCGDEDNGQTSAWYVFSAMGFYPVCPAVDQYVIGSPLFKKITLKLENGKTVTINAANNSKATRYVNTITVDGKPYTHNWLSHSALQKGGVINFNMSAQPNKTRGTGAADAPYSLSDTEK
- a CDS encoding RICIN domain-containing protein; protein product: MKRKTLMSLGLLALLWSGCSKEKQADVKSPDTTSDTQTLAVGAASIAGVNWADGRDNFVDGWVIPSGLEAGDNYTTVSDKANAILTGFQTNMPGVNTVRLPINPPSVLESWWGSYTGAIDRALNKNMKVILACWEAASSRDGMIDNTTQFWDMWQTVVAKYQGNANVYFEVFNEPHGYTQAQLTTIYAEWLTRYPNVPRNRILLGGTGYSENVTGIGADSRFTNCLLSLHNYAFWATRTLSGWESDWRSRFGSYASRTVVTEYGAAMTTGKNYTGTVGSDNEIAYIVGSTNVFRADGIASVYWPGLRDGDSYSIQTRGGSGTNITLTTTNASGLARIRYGWGEGSTFNSSAYYRINNRNSGKALDVNGGSTANGANIIQWPWNGGNNQQWQVIDNGGGYYRIINRNSGKALEVNGGSTTNGAGITQSTWSGANSQQWQVVANDGGYYRIINRNSGQALDVNGGSTADGANVIQWPWNSGNNQQWQIVQQ
- a CDS encoding glycoside hydrolase family 125 protein, yielding MERRKFIASTAMLGAGVLASKLSVAGSLADYPVVRVAAAKRNFTSKAVEAAIKEFKQKVKDKELGWLFENCFPNTLDTTVTYKQKDGRPDTYVITGDIDAMWLRDSSAQVWPYFHLIKKDKALQDLIAGVINRQATNVLRDPYANAFYDDAAKVGEWKTDHTDMKPGLHERKWEIDSLCYPIRLAYQYWKLTGDTKPFDATWKKSIETILKTFIEQQRKDGDGPYHFQRTTQFATDTVPMSGYGYPVKPVGLICSAFRPSDDATVYSFLIPSNFFAVTSLKQAAEMVKTISKDDALATQLTALATEVDAALKQHAVIDVPTYGKVYAFEVNGYGSYNLMDDANVPSLLSLPYLGAMPNTDPIYINTRKMILSLDNPFFYKGTAAEGIGGPHVGKDMIWPMAIIMRALTSNDDAEIKECIQVLKRTHGDTGFMHETFHKDNPKKFTRSWFAWANTLFGELLWETYQTKPQLLQA